TACAGTACAAAAGCCCATTATTAAAGCCCAAAACATCAGCAGAATCTTGTTTTCATGTTTTGCCAAGACGAATCATATCCCAAAGTACGACAGTCACCGTTCAGTTAAAAGTATCAGACAAGAAGCAACCACGATGCTTAGCCCCGCCACTCTCACCCGGAAAACACCACTCCCGTTCAACTCTCTCGGGTTTTCCGGTAATAACACATCGTACTTCAACCGAAGGAGGACTCTTACTGAAGCTGGTTCAAGCAGGGCTCTTTCGTTTGGGCACAAACTAAATTGTGGTGGTCGTGTCAATTGGTCTGGGCGTTCTGGTACCGTGTTTGGACATCTGGGTCGGGTCTATTCGATCTCAGGTGGAAGTTTAGGTGACTCCGGCGGAATTGGTGGTTCAGGTtcaggtggtggtggtggtgatagTTCAGGCGGTGGAGGTGATGAAGGCAGTGGCGGAAACGGAAACAAGTGGTCATTTCTGTCatggtaaatattttttatctccTCTTATATTAATATACTTCTTTGTGTAAAGATTGTTTCTTTCAAACGCAAATTCGATTCACAGACGTTGGATTATATTCATTGAGCTCTATCTTATTATGTTTCCTTGCTTTTGAGTTAAACAGATGAATTCACTTTGTGTTACGGTTTGGCTTATGATTTTTTCTGGTGGTGCTTCAGGTACTTGGCTCTTCTCTCAAATTATCCTGTTTTGACCAAAGCTGTGACATCAGCAATTTTGACACTCATTGGTGATTTGATCTGTCAGGTAACTCTCTTATTGGTCTGCTTGTTTCTCAGTAGTTACTCATATGTAACCTCTTGTTGTAAAAGGCAAGATTGCTTATGTCTTGTTCCACTTGGTTTTCAGCTTACAATCAATAGAACCTCATCTCTGGACAAGAAGAGGACACTCACGTTTACCATATTGGGATTAGGACTAGTCGGTCCAGCATTGCATTTCTGGTATTTTTTTTCCGTGGACCTCTTACCCTTAGTACATCCTCAGAGAGTTTTgatgcaaaacattttttacaaTCTAGTCATCTGATAGTTTATGCATATATATGTTAGCTTTCTGTGTGTTGTATTGTTTTCCTTAACCGTCAAAgctatattatattacttttctGCTAAGTAGTTTGTTCATTTGAAGAGACTCATGCATCCGTTGATATATTATTACTTGTGCCTATTTTCCACTTGCTCTCTGACATTTGCAACTTCATTAGGTATTTGTATTTGAG
The window above is part of the Brassica napus cultivar Da-Ae chromosome C3, Da-Ae, whole genome shotgun sequence genome. Proteins encoded here:
- the LOC106386747 gene encoding protein Mpv17-like isoform X2; the protein is MLSPATLTRKTPLPFNSLGFSGNNTSYFNRRRTLTEAGSSRALSFGHKLNCGGRVNWSGRSGTVFGHLGRVYSISGGSLGDSGGIGGSGSGGGGGDSSGGGGDEGSGGNGNKWYLALLSNYPVLTKAVTSAILTLIGDLICQLTINRTSSLDKKRTLTFTILGLGLVGPALHFWYLYLSKVVTASGLSGAVLRLLLDQFVFAPIFVGVFLSAVVTLEGKPSHVIPKLKQEWTGAVVANWQLWIPFQFLNFRFVPQNFQVLASNVVALAWNVILSFKAHKEVVAK
- the LOC106386747 gene encoding protein Mpv17-like isoform X3, which encodes MLSPATLTRKTPLPFNSLGFSGNNTSYFNRRRTLTEAGSSRALSFGHKLNCGGRVNWSGRSGTVFGHLGRVYSISGGSLGDSGGIGGSGSGGGGGDSSGGGGDEGSGGNGNKYLALLSNYPVLTKAVTSAILTLIGDLICQLTINRTSSLDKKRTLTFTILGLGLVGPALHFWYLYLSKVVTASGLSGAVLRLLLDQFVFAPIFVGVFLSAVVTLEGKPSHVIPKLKQEWTGAVVANWQLWIPFQFLNFRFVPQNFQVLASNVVALAWNVILSFKAHKEVVAK
- the LOC106386747 gene encoding protein sym-1-like isoform X1, translating into MLSPATLTRKTPLPFNSLGFSGNNTSYFNRRRTLTEAGSSRALSFGHKLNCGGRVNWSGRSGTVFGHLGRVYSISGGSLGDSGGIGGSGSGGGGGDSSGGGGDEGSGGNGNKWSFLSWYLALLSNYPVLTKAVTSAILTLIGDLICQLTINRTSSLDKKRTLTFTILGLGLVGPALHFWYLYLSKVVTASGLSGAVLRLLLDQFVFAPIFVGVFLSAVVTLEGKPSHVIPKLKQEWTGAVVANWQLWIPFQFLNFRFVPQNFQVLASNVVALAWNVILSFKAHKEVVAK